In Vibrio japonicus, one DNA window encodes the following:
- a CDS encoding fumarylacetoacetate hydrolase family protein, which translates to MKLATLKNSTRDGLLVVVNKALTKCVAVPEIAENLQQALDHWQRVEPQLNEVYVALNEGELVNEMDFDQALCESPLPRAYQWADGSAYVNHVELVRKARGAEMPPSFWTDPLMYQGGSDAFIGPCDDIPVGSEDWGIDFEGEVAVITDDVPMGASPQEAASKIKLIMLVNDVSLRGLIPNELAKGFGFFQSKPSSVFSPVAVTPDELGDAWDGSKVNLPLLSYYNGAPFGCPNAGVDMTFEFPELVAHAAKTRPLSAGAIIGSGTVSNKQGTDFGTAISEGGVGYSCIAEVRMIETIRDGKPSTSFMKFGDRIKIDMQDEAGNSIFGAIDQQVVKY; encoded by the coding sequence ATGAAGTTAGCGACCCTGAAAAACAGTACCCGCGATGGACTCCTAGTGGTGGTGAATAAAGCGTTGACCAAATGTGTTGCGGTACCAGAAATCGCGGAAAACTTGCAACAAGCGCTCGATCACTGGCAACGCGTAGAGCCTCAGCTTAACGAAGTGTATGTCGCGTTAAATGAAGGTGAGTTGGTTAATGAAATGGACTTTGACCAAGCGCTTTGTGAGTCGCCATTACCACGTGCTTATCAATGGGCGGATGGCAGCGCATACGTTAACCACGTAGAGTTGGTTCGTAAAGCGCGTGGAGCCGAAATGCCGCCAAGTTTTTGGACAGATCCGCTCATGTACCAAGGCGGTTCAGACGCATTTATTGGCCCATGTGACGACATCCCGGTCGGCAGCGAAGATTGGGGCATCGATTTTGAAGGTGAAGTTGCCGTCATAACGGACGATGTTCCTATGGGCGCGTCACCTCAAGAGGCGGCGTCAAAGATCAAACTGATCATGTTGGTTAACGATGTGTCGCTGCGCGGATTAATCCCTAATGAACTGGCGAAAGGCTTTGGCTTTTTCCAATCGAAACCGTCATCGGTGTTCTCTCCCGTTGCGGTTACGCCAGATGAATTGGGCGATGCGTGGGATGGCAGTAAGGTGAATTTACCTTTGCTCTCTTATTACAACGGCGCGCCATTTGGCTGCCCAAATGCGGGTGTTGATATGACGTTTGAGTTTCCTGAGCTGGTGGCGCATGCAGCGAAGACACGTCCGTTATCGGCAGGAGCAATTATCGGTTCAGGTACGGTTTCCAATAAACAGGGTACAGACTTTGGTACTGCCATTTCTGAAGGTGGGGTAGGCTACTCATGTATTGCTGAAGTGCGAATGATAGAGACGATTCGCGATGGCAAACCTTCAACAAGCTTCATGAAGTTTGGCGACAGAATTAAAATCGATATGCAGGATGAAGCAGGTAATTCGATATTTGGCGCGATCGATCAGCAAGTGGTGAAATACTGA
- a CDS encoding homogentisate 1,2-dioxygenase, whose translation MHKWITFPHREGVCSKQAHADFPEEAIYEREAGRSGFFGPAAHFHHQHAPTGWTEWEGELRPRAFNFNFVEKASQISPWSVPHLLHNADCKIRVWKMDEKMDFLVRNADGDELLFIHQGKADLYCDYGHIEVTEGDYVVIPRSTNWRLEPSEPMFILMVENTDAAYTLPDKGMVGNHAVFDPAVLEVPSINEQFQAQYSEQQTQVQVKRHEKVSTITYPFNPLDAIGWHGDLAVVKVNWRDIRPLMSHRYHLPPSAHTTFVGSGFVICTFVPRPIESDPGALKVPFYHNNDDYDEVLFYHAGDFFSRDNIEAGMVTFHPAGFTHGPHPKAFKAGQEYKKKFTDEVAVMIDTRHALTFSDEAKSVENKEYVYSWKV comes from the coding sequence ATGCATAAATGGATCACATTCCCTCATCGGGAGGGAGTGTGCTCTAAACAGGCACATGCAGACTTCCCGGAAGAGGCAATTTACGAAAGAGAAGCCGGTCGAAGTGGATTCTTCGGCCCAGCGGCTCACTTCCACCACCAACATGCTCCGACTGGTTGGACAGAGTGGGAAGGGGAGTTGCGTCCTCGCGCGTTCAATTTCAATTTCGTTGAGAAAGCGAGCCAAATTTCTCCATGGAGTGTGCCTCATTTGCTCCACAATGCGGATTGCAAAATCCGTGTTTGGAAGATGGATGAGAAGATGGATTTCTTGGTGCGCAATGCAGACGGCGACGAGCTGCTGTTCATCCACCAAGGTAAAGCGGATCTCTACTGCGATTATGGCCATATTGAAGTGACGGAAGGCGACTACGTGGTCATCCCTCGTTCGACTAACTGGCGATTAGAACCGTCTGAGCCGATGTTCATTCTAATGGTTGAAAACACCGATGCTGCCTACACTTTGCCTGATAAAGGGATGGTGGGTAACCACGCAGTGTTTGATCCAGCAGTGTTGGAAGTGCCATCAATCAACGAACAATTCCAAGCGCAGTATTCTGAGCAGCAAACTCAGGTTCAGGTGAAGCGCCATGAAAAAGTCAGCACAATTACTTACCCATTTAACCCGTTAGACGCCATTGGCTGGCACGGTGATTTAGCGGTAGTGAAAGTGAATTGGCGAGATATCAGGCCACTCATGTCGCACCGCTACCATTTACCACCATCAGCGCATACGACATTTGTTGGATCAGGGTTCGTCATTTGTACGTTTGTACCTCGCCCGATTGAGAGCGATCCGGGCGCACTCAAAGTACCTTTCTATCACAATAATGATGATTACGATGAAGTGCTGTTTTATCACGCAGGTGACTTTTTCAGCCGAGATAATATCGAAGCAGGGATGGTGACTTTCCATCCAGCCGGTTTTACTCATGGACCACACCCGAAAGCCTTTAAAGCGGGTCAAGAATACAAGAAGAAGTTCACGGACGAAGTGGCAGTCATGATCGATACTCGCCATGCTTTGACGTTCAGTGACGAGGCGAAAAGTGTAGAAAATAAAGAATATGTCTACAGTTGGAAAGTGTAG
- a CDS encoding DUF2786 domain-containing protein: MDKQKALKKIAKCLELGNSANVNEAANAIKMAHRLMMKYGLDKDDIEFIKMGKTQSTHLLPANVGSHLLRIIRGINTKFGVEAVLLNHKGLKRVEFIGEADRAIFAAFAFDIIYREMNEQTGKFRNSFAGSGTPSGEVTRRVNSFLSGWVEGALEKLPIISPDEESAKKIDDYIDKEFKNIDRETFKQQLREAMKNLTADYEVGLKKGRTVSVNRPIDGAQAPKMLR; this comes from the coding sequence ATGGATAAACAAAAAGCCCTTAAAAAAATTGCGAAATGCCTAGAGCTTGGTAATTCAGCTAACGTTAATGAAGCTGCCAACGCGATTAAAATGGCGCACCGTTTGATGATGAAATATGGTCTAGATAAAGATGATATTGAATTTATCAAGATGGGAAAAACTCAATCGACACACCTACTCCCTGCAAATGTTGGCTCACATTTACTTCGCATTATTCGTGGGATCAATACCAAATTTGGTGTCGAAGCCGTTCTCCTTAACCACAAAGGACTGAAACGCGTTGAGTTTATTGGTGAAGCAGACCGCGCCATTTTTGCCGCGTTTGCCTTCGACATCATCTACCGCGAAATGAATGAACAGACTGGTAAGTTTCGTAACAGCTTTGCTGGGTCAGGAACCCCGTCTGGTGAAGTCACTCGCCGCGTGAACTCTTTTCTCTCTGGCTGGGTAGAAGGCGCACTAGAAAAGTTGCCAATTATCAGCCCAGATGAAGAATCTGCTAAAAAAATTGACGATTACATCGACAAAGAATTTAAAAATATCGATAGAGAAACGTTTAAACAACAACTTAGAGAAGCGATGAAAAACCTGACTGCTGATTACGAAGTCGGGTTGAAAAAAGGCAGAACGGTTTCGGTCAATCGTCCGATTGATGGTGCTCAAGCGCCTAAGATGTTGCGCTAA
- a CDS encoding methyltransferase family protein gives MEKLERKIPPVVVFIILIVIINRVSHEFTALTLPLPLNALVFAACFILSGVIGVAGVFQFHRANTTIHPVKVEDASTVVQTGIFAYTRNPMYLALFLLLVGYAYWHQNVLAIALAFTFIPYMTRFQIKPEERALEKLFGEEYRQYKQRVRRWI, from the coding sequence ATGGAAAAATTAGAACGCAAAATTCCACCCGTAGTCGTGTTTATTATTTTAATCGTGATCATTAATCGCGTTTCTCACGAATTTACCGCGCTGACATTGCCTCTTCCACTCAATGCTTTGGTATTCGCGGCGTGCTTTATTTTATCCGGTGTGATTGGTGTGGCAGGGGTATTCCAGTTTCACCGTGCGAATACCACTATTCATCCGGTCAAAGTAGAAGATGCATCGACAGTGGTGCAGACGGGAATATTCGCCTATACACGTAATCCTATGTATCTGGCGCTATTTTTGCTGCTTGTTGGGTATGCCTATTGGCACCAAAACGTGCTCGCGATTGCACTTGCGTTTACATTCATTCCTTATATGACTCGGTTTCAGATCAAACCAGAAGAGCGCGCATTGGAAAAGCTGTTTGGTGAGGAGTACCGTCAATATAAACAGCGAGTTAGGCGTTGGATTTAG
- a CDS encoding DUF3334 family protein: MKKTKIITTEDILLTLCQSVSGVLTSATGSQVNYSPMVQKITKTSLKPDFGCFVLFDGGFSGLVVINFTAKAALELYSNYMRNMGIPEEELAILHTSDEVGDVLGELMNQLVGDFTNQVRKTLHTHITQNQPKMLALNKQVILSVDTNLDRPQARRVTFSTANGNIFYLELAMDKTEFIQLEEFETPEDECPDSILEQARQQMQTKTTPAANSDIDPNTLLDELGI, from the coding sequence ATGAAAAAAACAAAAATTATTACAACAGAAGATATATTGCTAACACTTTGCCAATCTGTTTCAGGCGTTTTAACCTCTGCTACTGGCTCTCAAGTCAACTACTCTCCAATGGTTCAGAAAATCACCAAAACTAGCCTCAAGCCTGATTTCGGCTGCTTTGTGTTGTTCGATGGTGGATTCTCTGGCCTAGTCGTGATCAATTTTACGGCGAAAGCGGCATTAGAACTTTACTCCAACTACATGCGTAACATGGGAATACCTGAAGAAGAGCTCGCAATCCTTCATACATCTGATGAGGTGGGCGACGTTTTGGGTGAGTTGATGAACCAACTGGTTGGAGACTTTACCAATCAAGTGCGCAAAACACTGCACACTCACATTACCCAGAACCAACCGAAGATGCTGGCTCTAAACAAACAAGTGATTCTATCGGTTGATACGAACTTAGATCGTCCTCAAGCTCGCCGTGTCACCTTCTCCACGGCAAACGGCAACATTTTTTACTTAGAGCTTGCGATGGATAAAACAGAATTTATCCAACTCGAAGAATTTGAAACCCCAGAAGATGAATGCCCTGATTCGATCTTGGAACAAGCACGCCAACAGATGCAGACTAAAACAACACCAGCCGCCAATTCAGATATTGACCCAAATACGCTTTTGGATGAACTCGGCATTTAA
- a CDS encoding OmpA family protein, protein MKKITLALAVAIALTGCQATQRQNATTGEMETNSATTGALIGAIAGAAAGLATGDDAKERRQRALIGAAGGAAVGGGVGYYFDQQEAALRKELLNSGVQVERVGENQLLLRLENGIGFTSSSYQLDASIHNTLRGVARILVEYPDTSLVIDGHTDSTGGDNLNQVLSERRAESVRSYLISQGVASGRAIARGNGERYPLCTNDTTAGRACNRRVEIQILPLK, encoded by the coding sequence GTGAAAAAAATAACGCTTGCCCTAGCAGTGGCTATCGCGCTTACTGGTTGTCAGGCTACTCAACGTCAGAACGCTACAACAGGTGAAATGGAAACTAACTCTGCAACAACAGGTGCGCTTATTGGTGCTATTGCTGGTGCAGCAGCTGGTCTAGCAACTGGTGATGACGCGAAAGAACGTCGTCAGCGCGCGCTAATCGGCGCAGCAGGCGGTGCAGCAGTGGGTGGCGGCGTAGGCTACTACTTTGACCAACAAGAAGCAGCGCTACGTAAAGAGCTTCTAAACTCTGGTGTACAGGTTGAGCGTGTAGGTGAAAACCAGCTTCTTCTACGTTTGGAAAACGGCATTGGCTTTACATCTAGCTCATACCAACTAGACGCAAGCATCCACAACACGCTTCGCGGTGTTGCTCGTATTCTTGTTGAGTACCCAGACACGAGCCTTGTGATTGATGGTCACACGGACAGTACTGGCGGCGACAATCTAAACCAAGTACTTTCTGAGCGTCGTGCTGAATCAGTGCGTTCTTACCTGATTTCTCAAGGTGTCGCTTCAGGCCGTGCAATTGCACGCGGTAACGGTGAACGTTACCCACTATGTACAAATGACACAACCGCTGGTCGCGCATGTAACCGTCGCGTTGAAATTCAGATCCTACCTCTTAAATAA
- a CDS encoding serine protease, producing the protein MIRWPISPFIASATCLLTATSVAQDISPRIIDGTTATSNDWPYMTALVAKGASAYEGQFCGASYIGDHYILTAAHCVENVSKDDFDVIVGINNLNNELNEGVRLPAQQFYIHPDYDSDSLVNDIAIIELPRVLTTNEAIPVQLADANTRAATPVGASMTVAGWGSTTPEYGNHTTSAQLLEVTVPMVDQGTCATAFRGVSSDVDSENFCAGNSFEGHDSCRGDSGGPLVLGNSGTQLGIVSFGSMRCGDASSYGVYTNISKYVEWIDQITSGLSYSQYSFAGYTGLGSSSHDFTFTNLSADALTYTSAQPWFDNTFITENSCATKGTLNKGESCVVRVSFNAQMYGAEYLGITFNYQQNGQSRSVDSGARYEVAMQASSELSEVFSLEGVTVYTNDKPWQAASSGIRTAPITHNERSTVIFDDLSPGHYELKVRVSSESADPLSIYINGVEYYGVGGQFTDEVQVYLPAVRNRIKFEYHKDGSIDEGEDAAYLLSFRKVANPSATSGLKRIEGGGGSFGWLSLLVLLPLLRRNK; encoded by the coding sequence ATGATACGTTGGCCCATTTCTCCATTTATTGCCTCAGCGACTTGCCTGTTAACTGCGACAAGTGTTGCCCAAGACATTTCCCCACGAATTATTGACGGAACAACCGCAACAAGTAATGACTGGCCTTACATGACAGCTTTAGTGGCTAAAGGTGCCTCTGCCTATGAAGGGCAGTTTTGCGGCGCTAGCTACATTGGTGATCACTACATTTTGACTGCAGCGCACTGTGTCGAAAATGTTTCTAAAGACGACTTTGACGTGATTGTCGGCATCAACAACCTCAACAATGAGCTTAATGAAGGGGTAAGGCTACCTGCCCAGCAATTCTATATTCATCCTGACTACGATAGTGATTCGTTAGTAAACGATATTGCTATCATTGAGTTACCGAGAGTGTTAACCACTAATGAAGCCATTCCTGTTCAGTTAGCTGATGCTAATACTCGTGCTGCTACACCAGTCGGAGCCAGTATGACTGTTGCTGGCTGGGGTTCTACGACGCCTGAATATGGCAACCATACAACGTCGGCTCAATTGCTTGAAGTGACAGTACCTATGGTCGATCAAGGCACGTGTGCGACTGCCTTTAGAGGCGTATCTAGCGATGTTGACTCTGAGAACTTTTGCGCCGGCAACAGCTTCGAAGGACATGACTCCTGCCGTGGTGATAGCGGGGGGCCGCTTGTTCTAGGCAACAGCGGAACTCAATTAGGCATCGTAAGTTTTGGTTCTATGCGATGCGGTGACGCGAGCTCTTATGGTGTGTATACCAACATAAGCAAGTACGTTGAATGGATTGATCAAATCACATCTGGTTTAAGCTATAGCCAATACAGCTTTGCTGGTTATACAGGGCTAGGTTCAAGTAGTCACGACTTCACGTTTACGAATCTTTCTGCTGACGCACTCACCTATACGAGTGCTCAGCCTTGGTTTGATAATACATTTATTACAGAGAACAGCTGTGCGACAAAAGGAACACTAAACAAAGGTGAAAGCTGTGTTGTCCGAGTTAGCTTTAACGCGCAAATGTATGGAGCTGAGTACTTAGGTATCACATTTAACTATCAGCAAAATGGGCAGAGCCGTAGCGTAGATTCCGGTGCCAGATATGAAGTTGCTATGCAGGCAAGCTCGGAACTTTCAGAGGTCTTTTCTTTAGAAGGTGTGACGGTTTATACCAATGATAAGCCATGGCAAGCTGCTTCAAGTGGGATTCGAACTGCGCCTATCACACACAATGAGCGATCAACGGTGATCTTTGATGATCTGTCGCCAGGTCACTACGAATTGAAGGTAAGAGTCTCTTCCGAGTCTGCTGATCCGTTATCAATTTATATCAATGGTGTCGAATATTATGGTGTTGGGGGACAGTTTACGGATGAAGTCCAAGTCTATTTACCTGCGGTGAGAAACCGCATTAAGTTTGAATATCACAAGGATGGATCGATTGACGAAGGGGAAGATGCTGCGTATCTCTTAAGCTTCCGAAAAGTGGCAAATCCGAGTGCGACGTCTGGCCTTAAGAGAATCGAAGGTGGCGGAGGAAGTTTTGGCTGGTTGTCCTTGCTTGTCTTGTTACCACTACTAAGACGCAACAAGTAA
- the maiA gene encoding maleylacetoacetate isomerase, whose protein sequence is MSDITLYGYWRSSAAYRVRIALNLKGIEYQQKSIHLIKDGGEQHSDAFKQLNPSELVPVLVDGDIRLNQSLAIIDYLDEQYPDVLMVPKERETRYLVKALAQDIAVDIHPLNNLRVLQFLSSHGSFSDEMKNQWYQHWIEVGFQSLEKKLERTSGKYCVGDNITLVDVCLVPQVYNAERFNVDLSPFPVIRKVTASLREIAAFSQAAPEAQPDAVLPK, encoded by the coding sequence ATGTCAGATATCACGCTCTATGGGTATTGGCGTTCGTCTGCAGCGTATCGAGTGAGAATTGCGCTGAATTTGAAAGGGATAGAATACCAACAGAAATCAATCCATTTGATCAAAGACGGTGGCGAGCAACACTCTGATGCTTTTAAACAGCTTAATCCGAGTGAACTGGTGCCTGTGCTGGTGGATGGGGATATTCGTCTTAATCAGTCGCTTGCGATTATCGATTATCTGGATGAGCAGTACCCTGACGTGCTGATGGTTCCAAAGGAGCGTGAAACACGCTATTTGGTGAAAGCCTTGGCACAGGATATTGCGGTTGATATTCACCCTCTCAATAATTTGCGCGTTCTGCAGTTTCTGTCGAGTCATGGAAGCTTTTCTGACGAAATGAAAAACCAGTGGTATCAACATTGGATTGAAGTGGGCTTTCAAAGCTTAGAGAAAAAGCTTGAACGGACAAGTGGGAAGTACTGCGTAGGGGATAACATTACCTTGGTTGATGTCTGCCTCGTCCCGCAGGTTTACAACGCAGAACGCTTTAATGTGGATTTGTCTCCTTTTCCTGTTATCAGAAAAGTGACCGCGTCACTTAGAGAGATTGCGGCATTTTCTCAAGCAGCGCCAGAAGCACAACCTGATGCCGTTTTACCAAAATAA
- the ydiJ gene encoding D-2-hydroxyglutarate dehydrogenase YdiJ: MLPRLHSQSDVDPVVLIFLEELKKSGFSGDIESQYSSRLAVATDNSVYQQLPQAVVHPKSTQDVALIGKLSVKPDYERITFSPRGGGTGTNGQSLTKGIVVDLSRHMNKVLEINEDEGWVRVQTGVVKDQLNDAVRPYGYFFSPDLSTSNRATIGGMVNTDASGQGSLKYGKTSDHVLSLQAVFADGSVLESDLSKGRPDDGQYAATALKVTEQVCRDKREHIKAKFPPLNRFLTGYDLKNALDESSDEFNLTRVLCGAEGSLAFITEAKLNLTPIPKARTLVNVKYDSFDSALRNAPLMVEAKALSVETVDSKVLNLAKEDIVWHTVSDLLADVPGKDMQGINMVEYAGQNEEEVTLQVAELTARLDKMLEQGEAGIIGYQVCDDLASIGRIYNMRKKAVGLLGAAKGRAKPVAFAEDTCVPPENLADFIVEFRELLDAKQLSYGMFGHVDAGVLHVRPALDLCDPKQEALMHEISDEVVKLVAKYGGLMWGEHGKGYRSEYGPEFFGDELFTELRRVKAAFDPHNKMNPGKICTPLESDAELVKVTDTKRGYFDRQIDVQVRDSFKQAMECNGNGLCFNYDTSSPMCPSMKVTADRRHSPKGRAGLVREWLRQLTEQGVDILDLEQKTLENNTPVKTMIDRVRNSFNKRHEYDFSHEVYEAMNGCLACKACASQCPIKVDVPSFRSRFLNIYYSRYQRPAKDYLVANIETMLPVMAKAPKLVNSAIKQKWVQKITASSIGYVDAPLLSVPTLEERMKSFKAFDLTHLASLSEQEKQNHLVIVQDPFTSYYDASVVEDFAKLAVKLGKTPVLLPFKPNGKAQHIKGFLKQFAKNASSTAAFLQKVADLGIPLVGVDPALVLCYRDEYQEVLGEKRGDFQVLTSHEWLLPRLSEFDVSSQTAQEPWYLLAHCTEKTKMPNAEKEWGEIFAHFGGQLNTVPVGCCGMAGTFGHEVDKLQMSKDIYGLSWKPNLDTLPKERCLITGYSCRSQVKRFEGVNVQHPVQALLQFI; this comes from the coding sequence ATGTTACCAAGATTACACTCTCAATCTGACGTGGATCCCGTCGTCCTCATTTTTCTGGAAGAACTTAAAAAATCAGGCTTTTCCGGAGATATTGAAAGCCAATATTCAAGCCGATTAGCGGTTGCAACGGATAACAGCGTCTATCAGCAACTACCTCAAGCCGTTGTGCATCCCAAATCAACACAAGATGTAGCACTTATCGGTAAATTAAGCGTTAAGCCTGACTATGAAAGAATCACTTTTTCTCCACGTGGCGGTGGTACAGGCACTAACGGACAATCTTTGACAAAAGGGATTGTGGTTGATTTATCACGTCACATGAATAAAGTGCTGGAAATCAACGAAGACGAGGGTTGGGTACGTGTACAAACAGGGGTGGTGAAAGACCAACTGAACGATGCAGTGCGACCTTATGGTTACTTCTTTTCTCCCGATCTTTCTACCAGCAATCGCGCCACAATCGGTGGTATGGTCAATACCGATGCGTCTGGTCAGGGCTCACTGAAATACGGTAAAACGTCCGATCACGTATTGTCATTGCAGGCGGTTTTTGCTGATGGTTCTGTGCTTGAATCTGATCTCTCAAAAGGTCGTCCGGATGACGGTCAATACGCTGCGACCGCTCTTAAAGTGACAGAGCAGGTTTGCCGTGACAAAAGAGAACATATCAAGGCGAAATTCCCTCCTCTAAATCGATTTCTTACCGGTTACGATCTAAAAAATGCGCTGGATGAAAGTAGCGATGAGTTCAATTTAACTCGTGTTTTGTGTGGTGCGGAAGGCTCATTGGCATTTATCACTGAAGCGAAGCTAAACCTTACGCCAATTCCTAAAGCGCGTACTTTGGTTAACGTTAAGTACGACAGCTTTGATTCGGCATTGCGAAATGCGCCATTGATGGTAGAGGCTAAAGCACTGTCGGTTGAAACCGTAGATTCAAAAGTGCTTAACCTAGCGAAAGAAGACATCGTGTGGCATACCGTAAGTGACCTACTTGCTGATGTTCCGGGCAAAGACATGCAGGGCATTAATATGGTCGAATACGCAGGCCAGAACGAAGAGGAAGTCACCCTGCAAGTTGCAGAATTGACCGCTCGCTTGGATAAGATGCTAGAGCAAGGAGAAGCAGGCATCATTGGTTATCAGGTGTGTGATGATCTTGCTAGCATCGGCCGTATTTACAACATGCGCAAAAAAGCGGTTGGGCTGCTCGGCGCTGCAAAAGGCCGCGCAAAACCGGTCGCCTTTGCGGAAGATACTTGCGTACCGCCAGAAAACTTAGCGGACTTTATCGTCGAATTTAGAGAGCTACTGGATGCGAAACAGCTTAGCTACGGTATGTTTGGTCACGTTGACGCTGGTGTGTTGCATGTGCGCCCCGCGTTAGACCTGTGCGATCCTAAGCAAGAAGCTCTGATGCATGAAATATCGGATGAAGTGGTTAAGTTAGTTGCCAAGTATGGCGGCTTAATGTGGGGTGAGCACGGCAAAGGGTATCGTTCTGAATATGGGCCAGAGTTTTTTGGTGATGAACTCTTCACTGAATTAAGACGAGTTAAAGCGGCGTTCGATCCGCACAATAAAATGAACCCGGGTAAGATCTGTACACCGCTAGAGAGTGATGCAGAGTTAGTTAAAGTAACCGATACCAAGCGTGGCTATTTTGACCGCCAAATCGACGTACAAGTCCGTGACAGCTTTAAACAAGCGATGGAGTGTAACGGGAACGGTTTGTGTTTTAACTACGATACCTCGTCTCCAATGTGTCCTTCTATGAAGGTGACAGCGGACCGCCGCCACTCGCCCAAAGGCCGCGCAGGTTTGGTTCGTGAATGGTTGAGACAGTTAACCGAGCAAGGCGTTGATATTCTCGATTTGGAACAAAAAACGCTAGAAAACAATACGCCTGTCAAAACTATGATTGACCGCGTAAGAAACTCGTTTAACAAGCGTCATGAGTACGACTTCTCTCACGAAGTGTATGAAGCGATGAACGGATGCTTAGCCTGTAAAGCATGTGCCAGCCAGTGCCCGATCAAAGTCGATGTACCAAGCTTTCGTTCGCGTTTCTTAAACATTTACTACTCACGTTATCAGCGACCAGCGAAAGATTACTTAGTTGCCAACATTGAGACGATGCTGCCAGTAATGGCGAAAGCGCCTAAGTTGGTTAACAGTGCAATCAAACAGAAGTGGGTACAGAAAATAACCGCGTCGTCGATCGGTTATGTTGATGCGCCTTTACTGTCCGTACCAACACTTGAAGAGAGAATGAAATCCTTTAAGGCGTTCGATCTTACTCATTTGGCATCGTTGTCTGAGCAGGAAAAACAGAACCACCTTGTTATTGTTCAAGACCCGTTCACCAGTTATTACGATGCCAGTGTGGTAGAAGACTTCGCGAAACTCGCGGTAAAACTTGGTAAAACGCCAGTTCTGCTCCCGTTTAAGCCAAACGGCAAAGCGCAGCATATTAAGGGCTTCCTCAAGCAATTTGCTAAAAATGCCAGCTCAACAGCGGCATTCCTACAAAAAGTGGCGGATCTGGGTATTCCGTTAGTCGGTGTCGATCCTGCGTTGGTTCTGTGTTACCGAGATGAGTATCAGGAAGTGCTCGGCGAAAAACGCGGTGACTTCCAAGTACTGACTTCGCACGAGTGGTTACTTCCACGTTTAAGCGAATTTGACGTTTCATCCCAAACGGCCCAAGAGCCTTGGTATTTGCTTGCTCACTGCACAGAAAAGACCAAAATGCCGAATGCAGAAAAAGAGTGGGGAGAAATCTTTGCTCATTTTGGCGGCCAATTAAACACAGTTCCAGTGGGCTGTTGTGGCATGGCGGGTACTTTTGGCCATGAAGTTGATAAGTTGCAGATGTCCAAAGACATTTACGGATTAAGCTGGAAGCCTAATTTGGACACTTTGCCAAAAGAGCGCTGCTTAATCACGGGCTATTCTTGTCGAAGCCAAGTGAAGCGCTTTGAAGGGGTTAATGTCCAACATCCCGTTCAGGCGTTATTACAGTTCATCTGA